The genomic segment ATGTTGGCCGCAGCCGTCAACACGACCTGGAGCAGAACCGGCGCAGAACATTTGCGCGAACTCGATGGTCTGAAGATCGGAGAGATCAGTTCCGCAGCCCGATCTTGAATTTGCCGGGAACACAGTTTAGGCTTCTTGGCAGAACGCATGTTTCGCCACTCCATGGCTAGGTCGTGCTAACCCACTATGGAGCCGAAACATGCGTTTTTTTCAAGACCACCTCCAATTTTGAACTACTGAATGTGTTTCAACAGGTAAGCCCCGAGGAACAGAAAACCAGCGCCGAGGCCGGTCGTACGGCGGTTTGCCTGGACTAATCGGGTAGGAGGCGGGATTACCCCGCCGTCCTCCCACACCACCGGACGCACTTACGTATCCGGCGGTTCCTAACTGGCTTGCAACGACTCGTACCGACGAACGAGGTTCACCAGCCCGAGCTTCTCCCACCAACTGATGCCCATCGCCTGGTTCGCCGCTGGCGTCCCAGACTTTCGCCACCAGCCCTTGCCCGACAACGCGGTACGCCACGCCTGACGCAGTGACACGCCCTGTCGGATCAAGAAGTCCACCATCGGTTTCACTCTTTTGCACTGCTTCAAACGCACGCAACGCAGCTTCCGCCGAACCCAGCCGTCCAGTTCCACCAGGTGGTTCTTCATCGCCGCGCGGCGAAAGTCATTCACCCAGCCGATCCGAAACGAGTTGAGTTCTTGAATCATCCGTTCCAGGCTTATCCCGCGATTACGTCGGGTGATCCCACGGATGCGGTCCTTGGCTAGTGCCCCGAAACAACTTGGCCATTTGGCCACTCAGGTTTTGTGTGGCCAAATGGTGTGGTTCCATTGGCGCAGGAGTGGGCGTCGCTTCAGGCCCACTTGCGTTTTCTGCTCCTCCGTTATGGGGACGCGTGTGGGATACGCGGTCGTACCCAGTCGGGCTTGACAATGAAACCCCGTCGCCGAACGCGTCCGGCGAAGGCTATTGCCGAGCAACGGCCAAGTTGTTTCGGGGCGCTAGCTTGGCACGCTCCCGACTCTTTGACGCAATCCCCAATCTGCCGTCATTCAAGAGCCGATAGCCCAGGCACTTGCGTTCCTCGACTCGTGCCACGGCACTCTTCCCTCGGTTGACACGCAGCTTGAGTTTCGCTTCCAGGAACCTCGTCACCGAAGCCACCACGCGTTGCCCCGCACTTCCGACTCAACGTAACTGTTGCAGTCGTCGGCATAACGACAAAACGTGTGGCCCCGGCGCTCCAGTTCCTGATCCCAGTCGTCCAACAGCAGGTTCGCCAGTAGCGGCGATAACACCCCGCCCACAATGTTGCGAACGGCCCCTCTCGGGGCCGTGGTCAAAAGGGCGGAGGTCCACCTTGTACACGACCTTCACGGCACCCGTTCCGACCTCGACCCGCTTGACTGTACTTTCCGCGAAATCGTGTGACGGCGTGTGGTAGCGAGTTCGGGTGGACAGAATGCCGGCCCGTCCGGGCCGATGGGGGTTACCACACCAACCCACGCCCGAACGGACTCGGC from the Fimbriiglobus ruber genome contains:
- a CDS encoding group II intron maturase-specific domain-containing protein; amino-acid sequence: MAKWPSCFGALAKDRIRGITRRNRGISLERMIQELNSFRIGWVNDFRRAAMKNHLVELDGWVRRKLRCVRLKQCKRVKPMVDFLIRQGVSLRQAWRTALSGKGWWRKSGTPAANQAMGISWWEKLGLVNLVRRYESLQAS